In Spinacia oleracea cultivar Varoflay chromosome 5, BTI_SOV_V1, whole genome shotgun sequence, a single window of DNA contains:
- the LOC110791886 gene encoding endoribonuclease Dicer homolog 3 produces the protein MDILDDHHSDEIDPNVKGYESAGTGTTKRKELHGTIRLDALSGTWRDNPHGAVFHVYKIDFSCDIESYPGFVLLTESKLDDDVANAKVDLYLLDKTAKSSVIPCGEVHLGSDQIKRAMRFHELLFNGLYGKLFQGSKASGVNREFLLQRDNNLLWSTSFIYLILPLEPPNMVDHDSWRINWKGIDSCVSVVEFMRNSAWLSAEQSGAKYRSSIGDSSVADCTAEGTIHLANHSLSIEKLEETVVMSIHTGRIYYVREVLVNTSAESPFDSNVNGAPSKYSSFADYFKKKYGIVLFYPEQPLLLLKQTHNPFNLLSDSEASELRRKMLSSGDLVDAKRNNHVNMPPELLVRIDIKLSALRALYLIPSLIHRLESIMLACQLRKEISYKFPMPSSLILEALTTLRCCEDFSSERLELLGDSVLKYAVSCHVFLKYPQKHEGKLSGQRQSIICNANLHKLGTNCKLQEYIRDSAFEPRRWVAPGQLSVHPVPCSHSVDTSEVPLESTYHTFDETVILGKSCDRGHRWLVSKSIADCVEAVIGAYYVGGGFVAALHTMKWLGIEAELGPCYVDKAINLASDRSCALKIDQVTALESKLGYEFSTKGLLLEAITHLTEQETGVGVDYSYERLEFLGDAVLDVLITWHLYQNHTDIDPGELTDLRSASVNNENFAQVSVRRDLYQHLQLCSESISKQITDYVTLVTDAEDSKSLQGRQCPKVLGDLFESIAGAILIDTKLNVEEVWRIFLPLLSPIVTPDNLELPPFRELNELCDCLGYFFKEHCINVKDVVFVELRLQLEDILLIGEGIGKTKKAAKGQAALYLLKGLESRGMSYDRCVLKRKKQESHDVSSGLVDMKFSVIKDKPRKKQKVSQLPCGDNGASDASIPVIAAVKAEKGGPRSSLYELCKRLQWPMPSFETTEEKSRSPMEFGQGSDKRTGFNSFTSKISLLIPDSGVMEATGEQRADKKNSQDSAALHLLYQLEKQGKVVINC, from the coding sequence ATGGATATTTTAGATGATCATCATAGTGATGAAATTGATCCAAATGTGAAAGGCTATGAGTCAGCTGGTACTGGAACCACAAAAAGAAAGGAGTTACATGGGACAATACGTCTAGATGCCTTATCTGGTACTTGGAGAGATAACCCTCATGGTGCTGTATTCCATGTTTACAAGATTGATTTCTCCTGTGATATTGAGTCATACCCTGGATTTGTACTCTTGACCGAGTCAAAGCTAGATGATGATGTAGCGAATGCTAAAGTAGATCTGTATTTACTCGACAAGACGGCAAAATCATCAGTTATCCCATGTGGAGAAGTACATTTGGGGTCAGACCAAATAAAGCGGGCAATGCGATTTCATGAACTTCTTTTCAATGGGTTATATGGAAAACTGTTTCAAGGATCCAAAGCAAGTGGGGTAAATAGAGAGTTTCTTCTCCAGAGAGACAATAATCTTCTATGGAGCACTTCATTCATATACTTGATCTTACCACTTGAGCCGCCAAACATGGTAGATCACGATTCCTGGAGAATCAACTGGAAGGGGATCGACTCCTGTGTCTCTGTGGTAGAATTTATGAGGAATTCTGCATGGTTGAGTGCTGAGCAATCTGGAGCTAAGTATAGGAGTTCAATTGGTGACTCTTCTGTAGCAGATTGCACTGCTGAGGGTACTATACATTTGGCAAATCATTCATTGTCTATTGAAAAGTTAGAGGAAACTGTGGTTATGTCCATTCACACTGGAAGGATATATTATGTTAGAGAAGTCTTGGTCAATACCTCTGCTGAGAGTCCTTTTGATTCTAATGTTAATGGGGCACCATCAAAGTATTCTAGTTTTGCTGATTACTTCAAAAAAAAGTATGGAATTGTTCTGTTCTACCCTGAGCAGCCGTTGTTACTGTTGAAGCAGACTCATAATCCATTCAATCTTCTCTCAGATAGTGAGGCTAGTGAGTTGCGTCGAAAAATGCTGTCAAGCGGCGATCTGGTTGATGCAAAACGAAATAATCATGTTAATATGCCACCAGAGCTCTTAGTCCGTATTGATATCAAACTATCAGCTTTAAGGGCATTGTATTTAATACCTTCATTGATTCACAGGTTGGAGTCTATTATGTTAGCCTGCCAGCTAAGGAAAGAGATTTCCTATAAGTTTCCTATGCCAAGCTCACTGATTTTGGAAGCACTTACGACTCTAAGGTGTTGTGAAGATTTTTCTTCGGAACGTTTAGAGTTGCTTGGTGATTCAGTACTCAAGTATGCAGTGAGCTGCCATGTTTTTCTTAAATATCCCCAGAAACATGAAGGAAAGTTATCTGGTCAGCGCCAAAGTATTATTTGCAATGCTAACTTGCATAAACTGGGAACTAATTGTAAGCTACAGGAGTACATACGTGATAGTGCATTTGAGCCTCGTCGTTGGGTTGCCCCTGGGCAGCTTTCAGTTCATCCTGTTCCTTGTTCACATAGTGTTGACACATCTGAAGTGCCTTTGGAGAGCACATATCATACTTTTGATGAGACTGTCATACTTGGAAAGAGCTGTGACAGGGGACATCGGTGGTTGGTTTCTAAAAGCATAGCTGATTGTGTAGAGGCAGTTATTGGAGCATACTATGTTGGTGGGGGATTTGTGGCTGCTCTTCATACAATGAAGTGGCTAGGAATTGAAGCTGAACTGGGGCCCTGTTATGTGGATAAAGCTATCAATCTGGCATCTGACCGATCTTGCGCCTTAAAAATTGATCAGGTTACGGCCTTGGAATCTAAACTTGGGTATGAATTTTCTACCAAGGGACTGTTACTCGAAGCTATAACTCATTTAACAGAACAAGAAACGGGGGTGGGGGTGGACTACAGCTATGAGAGGCTGGAGTTTCTGGGGGATGCTGTGCTGGATGTGCTGATAACATGGCATCTTTATCAGAACCACACGGATATTGATCCAGGAGAGTTAACTGACCTACGTTCAGCTTCTGTCAACAACGAAAATTTTGCTCAAGTCTCTGTTAGAAGAGACCTGTATCAACATCTTCAGCTTTGTTCCGAGTCAATCTCGAAACAAATAACAGACTACGTTACGCTGGTAACTGATGCAGAAGATTCTAAATCGCTGCAGGGAAGACAATGCCCCAAGGTTCTTGGTGATCTTTTTGAGAGTATTGCCGGTGCAATACTAATCGATACCAAGCTTAATGTCGAAGAAGTTTGGAGAATATTTTTACCATTATTATCTCCCATTGTAACCCCTGATAATCTTGAGTTGCCTCCCTTCCGTGAACTTAATGAACTGTGCGATTGCCTTGGATATTTCTTTAAAGAACACTGTATTAATGTCAAAGATGTGGTGTTTGTTGAATTGAGATTACAACTGGAAGACATTCTATTAATTGGAGAAGGTATTGGTAAAACCAAAAAAGCTGCCAAGGGACAAGCTGCTCTTTATTTGTTAAAGGGTCTAGAGAGCAGAGGAATGTCATATGATAGATGCGTTTTGAAGAGGAAAAAACAGGAATCTCATGATGTCAGTTCAGGTTTGGTTGATATGAAGTTTAGTGTCATAAAAGACAAACCTCGCAAGAAGCAAAAGGTCTCCCAGTTGCCTTGTGGAGATAATGGAGCTTCAGATGCTTCAATTCCTGTTATTGCAGCTGTTAAGGCAGAGAAAGGAGGACCAAGAAGCTCATTATATGAACTATGTAAAAGATTGCAGTGGCCAATGCCTAGCTTTGAAACTACTGAAGAGAAGTCCAGATCGCCTATGGAATTTGGCCAAGGTTCAGATAAAAGGACTGGGTTCAATAGTTTCACATCCAAAATTTCCTTGCTCATACCTGATTCTGGTGTTATGGAGGCCACAGGAGAGCAACGAGCTGATAAGAAAAATTCCCAAGATTCGGCAGCATTGCACCTGCTCTATCAGCTGGAAAAGCAGGGAAAAGTTGTTATCAACTGCTAA